In the genome of Chryseobacterium sp. 52, the window AACCTGCCGGACCATGACATACGGCTGCTACGATACCGCCATTTTCATAAATTTTTGAAGCAATAGTTGCCAGTTCAGTATTGTCTGCAAAGTCCCACATTGCACCGTGACCTCCGGCATAGAAAACAGTACTGTAATCACCTGGATTCACCTGAGACGGCTTTAGAGAATGATCAATTTTATTTTTGTATTCTTTGTTCTCCCAGAACTCTTTGTTCACAGGATCTTTTAAATCAAAGCCATCTACAGGAGGAGTTCCGCCTTTTGGACTTACAAAATCAATTTCATAACCTGCTTTGTAAAGAACTTCCCACGGGTGAGAAACTTCGCCTAAATAATATCCGGTATCTTCTCCGGTGTTTCCTTTCTTGTCATGACTGGTCACGACAAATAAAATTTTCTTTTTCATATGTTTAGATTTTTGGTGTTGTGCCTGAATACATCCTATGGTAAAAAGGGTTAAAAATAAAAATGCTAATTTTTTCATATTAGAGAATATGGGTGGTATAGATTTGTGGTTTTTCCTGTAGTTTTTCGTCAATGATAGCACCGAAAGCCTGAATATAAGCCTGCTGGTTATGCTGTGCCAGTCCTTCTTCCTTCTTCCAGATTTCGTAGAAGATAAACTGGTTTTTATCTTCAATTCCCTGGTGAAGGCTGTAGCGTTCACATGCCTCTTCTTTTCTGGTTTCTCTTACCATATTCTGAAGGATTTCCAGTACTTCTGCCTGATGTTCTTCTTTAGTTTTTATAACGGCTGTAAGGTATATTTTCATAGTAAATACTTAAAATTAAATAAAATTTTCAATAGAGGTATGCTGAGGTTTCCATCCCAGTTCTGTTTTTGCTTTGTCAGAATTACATACACTGCTGGAAGCAAATCCAAAATATCCGCCTGCGGGACCAAAGGTATTTACGGCTTCCTGTACGCTGACAGACTGTGCGGGCTGTAAATGATAGTTCCGGCTTATGTTTTCTGCCAGATTTTTGATCGTTGAAGAACCGTTTTCTGCATAATAAAGAGAACCTGCTTTTGCTTTTTCCAAGGCGAGTACATACAGATCTGCCAGATCCTCAACATGCAGGTTTGACCATCTGTTTTCTCCCGGTCCAAAATAGGCTCCAAAGCCTTTTTTCTTAGAAAAATTAATTAAAGCCGGAAGCTGAATGCTGTCTTTTTTTAAGCCTGAACCAGTTCCATATACCATGGTAGGCACAATGACGATACTTCTTATATTCTTTTTAGCAGATTGAAGAACATAATTGTTGATTAATACTCTTGAAGCCATTTCCAGTCTTGGATGTAACGGAATATCTTCCGTAAAAACAAAATCATTTTTTTCTCCATTCTCTTTTCCTCCAAAAATAGCTGAACCAGAAGTGAAAATAAAAGTTTTGCCACTCCCTTCAAGTGCATTGATAAGGCTGTCTACCGCGTAGGCATCATCTGCAGAATCTGCGGTGTGGATAATGGCATCTGCCTGAGAAACAGCTGATCTTAAAACAGCTTCATCATGTATATTTCCTATGATGGTTTCAATTCCCGATTCTTCTAAGTCTTTTGCAGCGGCCTCATTACGAATGAGTCCCATTACACGATAGTTTCTTTCCAATAACTTCTTGGCCACCGTGCCACCGATATATCCGGTAATTCCTGTTATTAATACTTTTTTCATGATACGAATTGTGGCTTAAACTCTTTTTCAAAAACATATTCAAGATGCTCTCTGTAAAGTTTCATATCGCGTTCTATATTGGCATTTTTCTCTACATCATGAAAGTGGAAACTCTCCATTTTTTCTAAAGAAACAAAGGCATTCATTCTATGGAAACCAAATAGCGGTCCATTATCTACACTGGTTTCATTAAAGAATTCTCCAGGAAGTGTAAAAGCTGTTTCGGGTGCATTCCAGCTTGTGGTCACCATATATTTTCTTCCGCCCAGCATTCCTCCGGTTCCGTAATTGATTTTCGGATTTTCTGCCGTTCTTCCGTCGCTCATATAAATTCCTTTGGCATGTCCTGCCGTGAAAACTTCGTCAATATATTTTTTAAAGCCGTTTGGAAGCTGGAACCACCAGATAGGAGTGTGGTAAATAATCACATCTGCCCAAACAAATTTTTTCACCTCTTCATCCTTGTCGAAGCCTTCTGAAACCTGAGTTGTTTTTACCTCTACATTGTTAAATTTTTTAAGTACTTCTAATGTATTTTGTGCAATCGTGTCGTTATATTTTCCTCCGGAATGTCCAAAATTTTGCCCTCCGTTGATGATTAATACTTTTTTCATTTTTATGAATGTTTAAATTTTATGATGCAAAGTTAGCCTGCTGTATTGTATAATAAAAATAGGATGATTTATAATTAACTATCAGAATAATGATAGTTTTGATTTTGTTATTTATGTGAAATGTCATACTGTTTGTTAGTTCCGTTTTCAGGTCTCTCCTGTAAATTTGTTTACTAAATTGAAGGATAATGATACAGATTGCAGTTTTTAGCGATGTGCATGGGAATCTTCCTGCGCTGAATGCAGTACTTGAGGATATGGAAAAAAGAGGAATTCACCAGAAGTTCTGTCTTGGTGATCTGGTAGATTTTGCGCCCTGGGGGAATGAAGTAACCGAAAAAATAAAAGCTCTGAATATTCCTTGTCTCATGGGAAACCATGATGAAAGAATTGCTTTTGATATTCCTGTAGTTCCATTATCCAAGCATTCAGAAGAAGAAACAAATGCAAGATTCATTGCTATTGATCATTCTAAAAAGTATATTACAGAAGAGAACAAAAAATTTTTATCAGAACTTCCTTTTCATTTAAAACTAAACTATAAAATAGGAGAGAAGCATTGGAATATCCAGCTTGTTCATTCAGGTCTAGCGAGTAATGATACTTATCTTTATGAATCAGAGAATGATGAGGTTTTCGCTGATATGCTGAGAGAATCCCAATCTGATATTGTTGTGATGGGACATACCCATTTGTCATTTAAAAAACCTTTTGGAAATAACAGATGGGCTATTAATTGTGGTTCTGTAGGCCGTTCCAAAGAAGAAAACCGTTTGGCTTCCTATCTTATTCTGACAATGGGCGAAGAGCAGATTTCCCCGGAGATTGTACAGATAGAATATCCACTTGAAGAAACTGTCCGTGCAATCGGGAAAAGTGATATTCCTGATTACTATGCTGCTTTTTTGAGGAACGAAAAAGTATCTGCATCATAATCGTCTTATAAAATATTTGAAAATAAGGAAGGGAAATACTTTCTAGACGACGATGTAAAAAGTGTGAAATAGCCTGTTGTAATGAGTATTGTTATTTATCACTTATATCCTATTTTTGTAAAAAAACTAATGGATAAACTGAATTTTCTGGAAGTTATTGCAGCGATTGCCGTTTTTATATCGCTGTTGCTTGCTGTATTTTTATTAACGGTAAAAACAGAAAGGAAACTGGAAAACAGATTATTTGCCGCTTTCCTTATCATTAATGCCATTGATATCAGCGGACTTTTTATGCATTATTTTGTGGATAGCTACAACGTGAAAACGTTCAAAATATCTGCTTACTTATTAGTAATGCCTCTTTTCTATCTGTATGTTAATGCGGTTTGTTATTCAGATTTTACCTTAAGAAGAAAGCACTTACTGCATCTTATGCCTTTCATTGTTGTCAATTTAATTCTAGTTCCAAGGCTTTATCTTGCGGAAGGTGTCGCTAAAGAATATTTCTTTAAACATATGTGGAACTCCCCTGAAATGTTTTTCTATCAAATGATTGCGGAACTACAGTATTTCTTTTATATCGTTGGCATATTCATGATACTCAAAAAATACAGGAAGATTTATCTTGAAAATTACACTAATCCGAACACCTTATTATACAAATGGCTTTTTCAGCTTACAATCATTTTCCTATTCATCCATGTATGTATTATTTTTAAAAATATAATACGATATACAGCTTACAAGGATCTATTTATCTGGATACATATTGTGGCGGGAGCTTCTTTTTTATTGGCTGCCTGCTGGTTTATATTAAAGGCATTAAATTATCCTGAGCTTTTTCGAAGAATTGATTCTACGTTACAGCTGACAAAAGAATTTGCTGAGATTCCTGAAAATGAAAATAAAACGGACGAAACAAAA includes:
- a CDS encoding putative quinol monooxygenase translates to MKIYLTAVIKTKEEHQAEVLEILQNMVRETRKEEACERYSLHQGIEDKNQFIFYEIWKKEEGLAQHNQQAYIQAFGAIIDEKLQEKPQIYTTHIL
- a CDS encoding metallophosphoesterase family protein — encoded protein: MIQIAVFSDVHGNLPALNAVLEDMEKRGIHQKFCLGDLVDFAPWGNEVTEKIKALNIPCLMGNHDERIAFDIPVVPLSKHSEEETNARFIAIDHSKKYITEENKKFLSELPFHLKLNYKIGEKHWNIQLVHSGLASNDTYLYESENDEVFADMLRESQSDIVVMGHTHLSFKKPFGNNRWAINCGSVGRSKEENRLASYLILTMGEEQISPEIVQIEYPLEETVRAIGKSDIPDYYAAFLRNEKVSAS
- a CDS encoding type 1 glutamine amidotransferase domain-containing protein, with the translated sequence MKKKILFVVTSHDKKGNTGEDTGYYLGEVSHPWEVLYKAGYEIDFVSPKGGTPPVDGFDLKDPVNKEFWENKEYKNKIDHSLKPSQVNPGDYSTVFYAGGHGAMWDFADNTELATIASKIYENGGIVAAVCHGPAGLVNIKLNNGQYLVDGKKINAFTNEEEAEVKLTQVVPFLLEDKLKERGAKFEKSGLWQNHVVTDQRVITGQNPQSAKSVGEAILKELNK
- a CDS encoding helix-turn-helix domain-containing protein, with the translated sequence MDKLNFLEVIAAIAVFISLLLAVFLLTVKTERKLENRLFAAFLIINAIDISGLFMHYFVDSYNVKTFKISAYLLVMPLFYLYVNAVCYSDFTLRRKHLLHLMPFIVVNLILVPRLYLAEGVAKEYFFKHMWNSPEMFFYQMIAELQYFFYIVGIFMILKKYRKIYLENYTNPNTLLYKWLFQLTIIFLFIHVCIIFKNIIRYTAYKDLFIWIHIVAGASFLLAACWFILKALNYPELFRRIDSTLQLTKEFAEIPENENKTDETKDIQIEQLKNFMVEKEPFLEPSLTIQELAGQVGIPVRELSVLINHHMNQHFFDFVNEYRIKKAMTLLKDPSKKEHTVLEILYEVGFNSKSSFHTSFKKYTHQTPTVFRNS
- a CDS encoding NAD-dependent epimerase/dehydratase family protein, encoding MKKVLITGITGYIGGTVAKKLLERNYRVMGLIRNEAAAKDLEESGIETIIGNIHDEAVLRSAVSQADAIIHTADSADDAYAVDSLINALEGSGKTFIFTSGSAIFGGKENGEKNDFVFTEDIPLHPRLEMASRVLINNYVLQSAKKNIRSIVIVPTMVYGTGSGLKKDSIQLPALINFSKKKGFGAYFGPGENRWSNLHVEDLADLYVLALEKAKAGSLYYAENGSSTIKNLAENISRNYHLQPAQSVSVQEAVNTFGPAGGYFGFASSSVCNSDKAKTELGWKPQHTSIENFI
- a CDS encoding NAD(P)H-dependent oxidoreductase; the protein is MKKVLIINGGQNFGHSGGKYNDTIAQNTLEVLKKFNNVEVKTTQVSEGFDKDEEVKKFVWADVIIYHTPIWWFQLPNGFKKYIDEVFTAGHAKGIYMSDGRTAENPKINYGTGGMLGGRKYMVTTSWNAPETAFTLPGEFFNETSVDNGPLFGFHRMNAFVSLEKMESFHFHDVEKNANIERDMKLYREHLEYVFEKEFKPQFVS